A single region of the Vicia villosa cultivar HV-30 ecotype Madison, WI linkage group LG4, Vvil1.0, whole genome shotgun sequence genome encodes:
- the LOC131596929 gene encoding terpene synthase 10-like: protein MTRVFLGGFIVGETDKAASSKMVKCEKACSDNQHVFILFAFDIFDFLTLKVVDLLQIVQRFMNNNIISPKFINEEIYAKKLIVLREEVRMMFNKMENEVDQLEFIDLLQRLGIDYHFNNEIRNMLDNIYNTQTSNLKNNNLYVTALKFRLLRQHGYDISTDVFVCFRDEMLDLKTDHAIDVEGMLSMYEASFHSFEDETILDEARDFTIKFLKDYLNKHGDDDVMSILISHAFEIPLHLRISRSEAQWFIDQYQKNKNMNPILLQFAKVDYNILQSIYQEELKYDSRWWKGTGYEEKLTFARDRIVENYIWSVGTNFNPNSGYFRKYTTKILSLITTLDDVYDVYGTLEELELFTEAIYRWDLNGMDSLPNYMKICFEPIYNFVNELAFDVQNKSGCDITPHLKKAWIDLCKTYLVEAKWYHTGSTPNFEEYLENAWKSIGSAVILIHGFCYFQPEDSVCLEENLNIIYFSATILRLANDLGTYKRELETGDIPKSIQLYMNENDASETEAREYVKSLILTLWKKMNKEAHTSSFSRSFVDISINLARMSLFMYLRGDAHTVQDSDVKNRVVSLIFQHVPIMSTQHVMNEHVTNEQGQLDLVSQEK, encoded by the exons ATGACTAGAGTTTTTTTAGGAGGTTTTATTGTGGGTGAAACAGATAAAGCAGCTTCAAGTAAAATGGTTAAATGTGAGAAGGCGTGTTCCGACAATCAACATGTTTTCATactatttgcttttgatatttttGATTTCTTAACACTAAAAGTAGTTGATCTTTTACAAATAGTTCAAAGGTTTATGAATAACAATATTATATCTCCTAAGTTTATAAAT GAAGAAATATATGCAAAGAAATTGATAGTGCTAAGGGAAGAAGTAAGGATGATGTTTAACAAAATGGAAAATGAGGTTGATCAACTTGAGTTTATAGATTTATTGCAAAGACTTGGAATTGATTATCATTTCAATAATGAAATAAGGAACATGTTGGACAATATTTACAATACACAAACATCCAACTTGAAGAATAATAACTTATATGTCACAGCACTCAAGTTTAGACTTTTAAGGCAACATGGCTATGATATATCTACAG ATGTTTTTGTTTGCTTTCGAGATGAAATGCTTGATTTGAAGACTGACCACGCAATTGATGTTGAGGGAATGTTGTCAATGTATGAAGCCTCATTTCATTCATTTGAAGATGAAACTATATTGGATGAAGCAAGAGATTTCACAATAAAGTTTCTTAAAGATTATTTGAACAAACATGGAGATGATGATGTTATGTCAATTCTAATAAGCCATGCTTTTGAGATTCCACTACATTTGAGAATTTCTCGATCGGAGGCGCAGTGGTTCATCGATcaataccaaaaaaataaaaacatgaatCCGATTTTACTTCAATTCGCTAAAGTGGATTACAACATTCTTCAAAGCATCTACCAAGAAGAACTTAAATATGACTCAAG atGGTGGAAAGGAACTGGTTATGAAGAAAAGTTGACATTTGCTAGAGATagaattgttgagaattatatttGGTCAGTAGGAACAAATTTCAATCCAAATTCGGGATACTTTAGAAAATATACAACCAAGATCCTTTCTTTAATTACCACATTGGACGATGTTTACGATGTTTATGGTACTTTGGAAGAACTAGAACTCTTCACAGAAGCAATTTACAG ATGGGATCTAAATGGCATGGATAGTCTTccaaattatatgaaaatatgcTTTGAGCCAATCTATAACTTTGTGAATGAATTGGCTTTTGATGTTCAAAACAAGAGTGGATGTGATATCACTCCACACCTAAAGAAAGCA TGGATAGATCTATGTAAAACATATTTGGTGGAAGCAAAATGGTATCATACTGGATCTACTCCAAACTTTGAAGAATACTTAGAGAATGCATGGAAATCCATAGGTTCAGCTGTTATACTTATTCATGGTTTCTGCTATTTTCAACCCGAAGACTCGGTTTGTCTAGAAGAAAACTtgaacataatttatttttctgcaaCAATTTTGCGCCTCGCGAATGATCTTGGAACATACAAA CGCGAACTTGAGACAGGTGACATTCCGAAGTCAATTCAACTTTACATGAACGAAAATGATGCTTCTGAAACGGAGGCTCGTGAGTATGTAAAGTCCTTGATTTTAACActatggaagaagatgaataaaGAAGCTCATACTTCATCTTTCTCTCGGAGTTTCGTAGATATTTCGATAAATCTTGCTAGAATGTCATTATTCATGTACCTTCGCGGAGATGCACATACTGTTCAAGATTCTGATGTTAAGAATCGTGTAGTTTCATTGATTTTTCAGCATGTTCCTATCATGAGTACACAACATGTCATGAATGAGCATGTGACAAATGAACAAGGACAATTGGATTTAGTATCTCAAGAGAAgtaa
- the LOC131596930 gene encoding PKS-NRPS hybrid synthetase cheA-like: MEVPLQICRKNETAIDTTDVFTTSQRFVTREEVIRWVKETGINNKVTVIIARSDTETGKRGRSNKVIFACDKGGKYKDKSETQSATKRCGCPFKIRSTPAKDGSGWKVDVKCGVHNHGLPDRLEGHSFVGRLTTDEKQHVADLTKRHVPPRHILTSLQERDPENVTRITQIYKHKSVIEAEIRGPRSEIQHLLKLIEEANYVYWSSKRDDCEVVRDIFWAHPDSVKLLNLFPTVLIMDATYKTNKYRQPLFEIVGMTSTELTFTVAFAYMECEQTESYIWVLDKLKQLFVKKDVVPQVILTDRDLALMKAVEAVFPTTHNLLCRFDINKNVGMKCKEYVMKDMQETIGTLWKDVVWASNEVEYGVRLQYLEQACFACTDFLDYVKNTWLIPHRQRFVGAWINLVLHFGNTTTNRVESAHWKLKQVIGNSLGDMVKVWEAMNSNLKIQIGNIRASFQKSFYEVEHAHISPFYDNLRGSVSRAALRRIAEELSRLDYVLNSREKCGCTMRTSYGLPCACEMGRSIVVGIPLQIENVHLQWRILSMEGDLPLDEEAGSEVDMSNAIDELWRRFKSLDVVGKRALKSRVCEIAYPTTTSLCPPPEKIKTKGGVKRKGKKPVGYDVYRDPSGFEYVDQASQSSQKQSQASQTSRKQSQSKKQSQAKDEDFTLQFPCHIRPYITEIVNVVADGNCGFRAIASWHGYSEDGWAMVRRDLDMELREKKDLYERLFGLSLSEVRNGLLIDHVGFQPPEKWLTLPEMGYLIANRYNIILVLLGNPCLTFFPMTTTFSPSAPTYCICIGLVNMKEGFPLPPVTLDWMKFRHQVATSWMLGFAGRLQHWHHLTPMLPSRVNID, encoded by the exons ATGGAAGTTCCGCTCCAAATTTGTCGGAAAAACGAGACAGCTATAGATACCACTGATGTTTTCACAACTTCACAGAGATTTGTCACACGGGAAGAAGTTATCCGCTGGGTTAAAGAGACCGGAATCAACAATAAAGTGACTGTTATCATAGCGCGTTCAGACACTGAAACAGGCAAAAGAGGAAGAAGTAACAAAGTTATATTTGCGTGCGATAAAGGTGGAAAATATAAGGATAAAAGTGAGACTCAAAGTGCTACTAAGAGATGTGGATGTCCATTCAAAATCAGATCGACTCCGGCAAAAGATGGGTCTGGATGGAAGGTTGATGTAAAatgtggagttcataatcatggTTTACCAGATAGATTAGAAGGCCATTCATTTGTTGGTAGGTTGACAACAGATGAGAAGCAGCATGTTGCTGATTTGACAAAGAGACATGTTCCGCCTAGACACATATTGACTTCCTTGCAAGAGCGAGATCCTGAGAACGTCACTCGGATCACGCAAATATACAAGCATAAAAGTGTGATTGAAGCGGAGATAAGAGGTCCAAGAAGTGAGATACAACATTTGCTTAAGCTTATAGAGGAGGCGAACTATGTTTATTGGAGTAGTAAACGGGATGATtgtgaagttgtgagagatattttttgggcTCATCCAGATTCGGTAAAGTTGCTGAATCTTTTTCCTACTGTCTTGATTATGGACGCCACTTATAAGACCAACAAATATAGACAACCTCTGTTTGAAATAGTTGGTATGACATCGACCGAGTTGACATTTACGGTTGCATTTGCTTATATGGAGTGTGAGCAGACAGAGAGTTATATTTGGGTCTTGGATAAGCTGAAGcaattgtttgtgaagaaagatgTGGTTCCACAAGTGATTTTGACGGATAGAGATCTTGCTTTAATGAAAGCAGTTGAAGCTGTTTTTCCTACGACGCATAACTTGCTATGTCGTTTTGATATTAACAAAAATGTTGGGATGAAATGCAAGGAATATGTGATGAAAGACATGCAAGAGACGATAGGCACATTGTGGAAAGATGTTGTATGGGCTAGTAATGAGGTTGAGTATGGTGTACGGTTGCAGTATCTTGAACAAGCATGCTTTGCTTGTACTGACTTCCTCGATTACGTGAAGAACACTTGGTTGATCCCACATAGGCAAAGATTTGTAGGCGCATGGATTAATCTAGTGCTTCATTTTGGTAACACCACGACAAATCG GGTTGAATCTGCACATTGGAAGCTAAAGCAAGTGATAGGAAACAGCCTTGGTGACATGGTCAAAGTttgggaagctatgaattctAACCTAAAAATCCAAATAGGTAACATTCGAGCTTCGTTTCAAAAAAGTTTTTATGAGGTTGAGCACGCACACATTAGTCCATTTTATGATAATTTGCGTGGTTCAGTATCGAGAGCTGCTTTGAGACGCATTGCAGAAGAGTTATCGAGGCTTGATTATGTGTTAAATAGTAGGGAAAAATGTGGTTGTACTATGAGAACAAGTTATGGGCTACCTTGTGCTTGTGAGATGGGAAGATCGATTGTTGTTGGAATCCCATTACAAATAGAAAATGTTCATCTTCAATGGAGGATACTATCTatggaaggtgacttgcctttagATGAGGAAGCTGGTTCGGAGGTGGATATGAGtaatgcaattgatgaattgtggaGAAGGTTTAAATCACTAGATGTTGTTGGAAAAAGAGCATTGAAAAGTAGGGTTTGTGAAATTGCATATCCCACAACAACTTCATTGTGTCCACCACCtgagaaaataaaaactaaaggcGGAGTGAAGAGGAAAGGGAAGAAACCAGTTGGGTATGATGTTTATAGGGATCCTTCAGGTTTTGAGTATGTTGATCAGGCGTCTCAATCTTCACAAAAACAATCGCAAGCATCACAAACTTCCAGGAAGCAATCACAATCAAAGAAGCAATCACAAGCAAAGGATGAGGATTTCACTCTTCAGTTTCCTTGTCATATTAGGCCATATATTACCGAGATTGTTAATGTTGTAGCAGATGGTAATTGTGGATTTAGAGCCATTGCGTCGTGGCATGGGTATAGTGAGGATGGTTGGGCAATGGTTCGTCGTGACTTGGACATGGAATTAAGAGAAAAGAAGGACTTATATGAGAGATTGTTCGGTCTAAGTTTATCCGAAGTGAGAAATGGATTGTTGATAGATCATGTTGGTTTTCAACCACCGGAGAAATGGTTGACACTACCAGAGATGGGTTATTTGATAGCGAATCGGTATAACATTATTCTTGTGCTGCTTGGTAACCCTTGCTTGACCTTTTTTCCTATGACAACAACATTTTCTCCAAGTGCTCCTacatattgcatttgcattggcCTT GTTAATATGAAAGAAGGCTTCCCGCTGCCACCCGTCACGCTAGATTGGATGAAGTTTCGTCATCAAGTGGCGACATCTTGGATGTTAGGATTTGCTGGACGTCTTCAACATTGGCACCATCTTACGCCTATGTTACCATCACGTGTTAATATAGATTAA
- the LOC131596931 gene encoding protein MAIN-LIKE 1-like, translating to MRTLGPDGRPHTRRRRDEAGSSNPPPQPVGYPGGPLDLSLLVRYQDHVARRLWYGEERGYKNELKVAGHGTKLQERVPQQLQPEIEAIVTGSGLASLQRTSLTKIDVNLVSAFVERWHVETSSFHMPFGEMTITLDDVACLLHLPINGMFWYPDEHVTEQVAVDLGCELLGVDRHAMVVHVRSCRGAYYSLQWLYDRFVQYRAAGSWTYATRAYLMMLVGSTIFADKTFTLVEARYLLLFRDLRGLGSYSWASAALATLYRHLGDASMFSCKQLGGYPTLLQCWIHEYFPTLGRKGENWRSDNLGLPRALRWFYRQGAIKVDAYRPILDQLTPTDVIWRPFEDHRPHIAFNELSLYRGFLVWGDIHVPYLPDRCLRQFGIRQYIPPAPPADTLSNDAIAVEWIGYHQSVADVIRGTKAVGYPHETVDGYLEWYYRVSHPQVVPPPPSERREVPVPVFDAGPADPDWARASTLVRRYLRQVEADEDDVAYADLFEVLRIADEH from the exons ATGCGTACACTTGGACCAGACGGGAGACCACATACCCGCCGCCGCCGCGACGAAGCTGGTTCCTCTAACCCACCACCACAGCCAGTTGGATATCCTGGTGGACCATTAGATTTATCTTTACTTGTTCGATATCAAGACCATGTTGCTCGCCGGTTATGGTACGGAGAG gaaagagGCTATAAAAATGAGCTTAAAGTTGCTGGGCACGGGACGAAGCTCCAGGAGAGAGTGCCTCAGCAGCTCCAACCTGAGATTGAGGCTATCGTGACTGGGTCAGGTCTGGCTTCTCTTCAGAGAACTAGCCTGACCAAGATAGACGTTAATCTCGTCTCAGCATTTGTGGAGAGGTGGCATGTTGAGACTtcgtcatttcacatgccatttggTGAAATGACGATTACTTTAGATGATGTTGCGTGCCTGCTCCATTTGCCTATCAATGGTATGTTCTGGTATCCTGATGAGCATGTCACAGAGCAGGTGGCTGTTGATCTTGGCTGTGAGTTATTGGGAGTGGATAGACATGCCATGGTTGTACATGTGCGTTCTTGCAGGGGAGCTTATTACTCACTGCAGTGGCTGTATGACAGATTCGTGCAGTACCGTGCTGCTGGTAGTTGGACTTACGCGACCAGGGCATATCTGATGATGTTGGTAGGTTCTACCATTTTTGCGGATAAGACATTTACCCTGGTTGAGGCCCGATATTTGCTATTGTTTAGAGATCTACGTGGGCTTGGTTCATACAGTTGGGCATCAGCGGCACTGGCCACTCTTTATCGCCACCTTGGGGATGCATCTATGTTTAGTTGCAAGCAGCTCGGTGGATATCCTACTCTTCTACag TGTTGGATACATGAGTACTTTCCTACTCTGGGAAGGAAAGGAGAAAATTGGCGGTCAGACAATCTAGGGCTTCCGAGGGCGTTGAGATGGTTCTACAGACAGGGGGCCATCAAGGTGGATGCATATAGACCGATATTGGATCAGCTGACACCTACAGACGTCATATGGCGTCCATTCGAGGATCATCGACCTCATATTGCTTTTAACGAGCTATCTTTATACAGAGGTTTCCTTGTTTGGGGTGACATACATGTGCCGTACTTACCCGATAGGTGTCTTCGCCAGTTTGGTATTCGCCAGTATATCCCGCCTGCACCTCCTGCTGATACGCTCAGCAACGATGCGATTGCTGTGGAGTGGATTGGTTATCACCAGAGCGTGGCAGATGTGATTAGAGGTACGAAGGCTGTGGGATACCCTCATGAGACGGTGGATGGATATTTAGAGTGGTATTACCGTGTCTCTCATCCTCAGGTTGTGCCGCCCCCACCTAGTGAGCGTAGAGAGGTTCCAGTTCCTGTCTTTGATGCAGGACCAGCTGATCCAGATTGGGCTCGTGCCTCCACACTGGTTCGCCGTTATCTCCGGCAGGTAGAGGCCGACGAGGATGATGTCGCGTATGCTGACTTATTTGAGGTGTTGCGCATCGCCGATGAGCATTGA